Part of the Vigna angularis cultivar LongXiaoDou No.4 chromosome 1, ASM1680809v1, whole genome shotgun sequence genome, tagtttatttataagatttatAAAGCTTTAATCAATTTATTCTCACACCTCCGTTTGCTTAACTtatgtataatatattaatacatatcaaaatagttaaaaaaacatttatacaactaaaaacatattttttatctcatatttaataaaataattataataaaacttaatcaaaacaattttttaaatcacaaaaatcatttaaaaatttaaaatttctaaatGAGAGCATATTTATTAGCTTATAAATCTCTTTACtaacaatataaataatgatAGAATAATAGAGaaagataacaataacaaataatatatttatttgatcatCGTACTGTAGACTACATATTTGGCGAACGGAcccttttaagaaaaaaaaaacgtgacaaatattcaaataaaaaaataaaagcgtGACACACATATTTTCCCAAACTCGTATTCGAAGGAAACTAAAAGAATCTTCTACTAAGTTTGTAAATCATGAAAGACTTAATAAGAACTTCACTTCTGAATTATAACTCAGTTTGAccaaattttcagaaaaatcgtGCAAAACGTTAGAAGTCTTAAAAGGTAACCAACATTAGTTACTAAGCCTTTGTTAATTTCAACATAAGTGAGCTTTATTTACCTGGCTTGACCGGCGATTCAATCTGTGCGcattaataatagtaataacaataaagtAAACAATCAAAAATAGGAAAGCccctttaaaaagaaaataaaaaaagaagaagcaattAGTCAAATATAGGATGCTTAAAGATAGAAACGCGGTTCAAATTCAACAAGTCAACCATCACAaaccaaataatattaaaaatacgaAGAAGCAAAGAACCGCCGCTGCCGAAGAAAGTGCGTGAGAAAATCACGAACTATAAATATCTCAGGCCACTCTGTTCTTCCTCGACAAACAGCGACCTCTCTCtctatataaactatttttaagtcTCTCGTCTTTTTGTAACACAGCCTTCCCTTTTTCTCTTATTCCCGCCAGAAatttagagagaaaagagaaaggaaaaggggGTGTGTGGTTCTTGAGTTTAATTGGGAGCAGTTAGGGGTATGGGGAAGCTTGTGGGCATCCTTGACCAAGGGGTTAGGGTTGTCGCAAGGTTTCACTCTAACTGTCCCCAAACAGGCCGCAAGTACTACCACCCTCCGGCCCTTCCCGACAACCACTCCCATGGTGGTGTCAGCGGCAGCGGCAGAGTCAAAGAGGCGCCAACTGCTACAAATTTTCACATATTTCTATGTTCTGTCTGACAGAACCACACttcttatgtttttctttattcctTTCTAGAGGCAACACATTCATGTAATCACGAGTTCAAGTTAATGGTTGGttgcaataaaaaaaacaattaatggCAAGATTAGCTAAAAATCAATCTCTTTATTATCATGTCTCTTTCTAAACTCTAATTTATGGTTTGCAAATGTAAAGATTCTTCAAGTTGCATCAATTATTccataacataaattaaattatctaaattataaGTTGTgcttatcaataattttttgcCTAGTGATAAGGACATTCAGCAATGGGTAGCAGAGTCCAAATAAATGGGATTTTCATCATGAACAATTTGATTATCGTCGGTAACATCAATTAACCCCGTGATATAAACCAGTTTAACTAagtcaaaataaataagagtTGCACCTAAATTAGCAACTATATCTTTTGGTCTAATGGTACGTTTTCAATGCAACAACTTCTCCTATCACTTAATATCCCTTATTATATGAAATTGAGATCCATCTCTTTGTGATTCTACTACTACACTTGGTTTCATCATTGCATTCTCATCACAATCTATCtcaacaacatcacaatcaCCCAACGACTTAAAGAGATCAGCCTCTATTATTAGATCATCTTGTAATTGAGTCTTTTGACTCAATTTGCTGTGTTCTGCATTAACATCTGTATCACAGTGGTCATCATCAGACGATGTGCACTTAGCTAACTCAACACATccttcaaattctttttctttttctttctcaattagcacattctctctctctctctcttttattaatcttaaattataatcaaCTCTTCACCCTTCTGTTGGTTATCTTCAATCTATTGTTGCCTTATTTTCTACAGGTCTTAATCTAGCCTTTGCAGGTTTTGCCCTCTCTGTtcaatcatttatatattacttATTGTTAACAGGTGCAACACTTGATGTCTTAGGTTGTTGGTGTTGAAATTTTTGCAAAGGTGACAACAAAGGTTGTTTAGTACATGGTTGTGAAACTGCTCACAGTATGGCTATTGAGCATATGAATTTAGTGGTTGAACTAGCTGGTTAGAATATTGTGGCAGCTAGAACTAAAAACTCTGTTCTTGTCATATAGCAGGTTGTTTCTCGAATTTTCTATCCTGCTCAACCATTTGGTCTATCATCTTCTAAAGATGGTTCAACGCTAATAGATGCAACAACTGGTGGGCATATTGTTGCTACTGACATTGTTCAGATTTGCAGCATAGGAAGTTCATAATTCCAAAAAGATGATCCACAATATGAATCAAAATCTTGCTCATATGAAGGTTGTTGAAATATGAGCCATAATTCACAATATGCTCAagttttaatttgtattaagaTAAACACTTCCACACCATTGGGTTTATGgttcctaaaaataatattatttctttgtgTATTGTTGTTACCCACAGAGTCCTCAATACACTgttgcatctcattatcatctTCTTTGATCTAATATGCTATCCATTCagaaaaagcatatattatGTCTAGATTCAATTTGCGGATTCAAGGGTGATTAGAACCAGACTTGCCTGGGCTCTCAACATGTAACCATAGCATGagtatattttcttcttctccactGGATAGTATAAATTGGATCAGTCCAAGCACCTGTTTTGTAGAGGCTAGAGAACTCAGTAACCAATGCTCTTGCCACATGAGAAAGCATCAACAGAAGTTCATGCTGAATTGAAATACAAGGTCAGGTTGTAAAGATCAACATaatcttaaaaatttaagaaaataaatatggtaTACAAAATTGTTGtaattgttaaaatatgttattcaaataatttgttgattatgaTAGTACTATGGCCGTCTGCAGAAATGTTAAAGCTATCCTTGATCGAGCTGAAAAAGAACTGCTGCTCTCCGTATCTCCATCCAACATCATAAGAGTAGTACAATTTTCTCCTCGAGGAAAAAAAAACGAAGAAAAGAGACGAAACAGAATTTGCACAGAAGACTATGCAATGGAAGAAAACGTTAACAGGGTAAAATTTGCAGTCTGCTTCTGAAAGATATCACTACCACCCCGTTGTAGCCTCTCCTTTGGTAGGAGCAAGGTTTTAAATTATTGCAGTTGCAGTTTCGTTGCATTTATTGAGAGAAATTACATAATAATGTGGCTATAATTTCAGTCACATACACTCCAAAAACATTGATGTTGCAGCTGAAATCACAGTTGCATACCGTTTTCAAAACCTTGGGTAGGAGCATATacgaaaaagaaaacattactTTGATTGATATATGCGATCGGAGTGTTAAAGGATGGTTCACACATCATAACGGGATCATAACTTGTCCCTAGCAAATGAAACAGAGGCATACATTATGAGTAATTCTCAAATACTTACTTTTGGTCCCAAATTGCCCAGGCTTCCCGTAGAAGAGTGAAAAATCAGAATTGAAGGTATGGTTATGCCTCCCGATAATGACCCTTGTATGCTACTAATAACTCCTCTGCATTTTCCCTGAACTGTGATATATACTTGTCCAAAAACATCTCCTCAGACAAGCACAACACATGAATATAACTGGGGACTTTCTTGCAGAGATTTTTTGATTTCAACAGCTGGAAGACTTTATATCGAGGAAGCACGCGATCCTCCATGCTGTACATTAAAATCTGAGGCCGGTGAATAAGGACTGACTTGGGCAGCACAACTGTATGCAAGAAGAACTTCATTCCAACTTTCAACTTCATCTCTGATGTTCTGAACAAAGTCGGGGTTCTCTTGAACATTTGTAGGCCCTCATCGTTGGAAAACCCAAAACTATTAATTAGTTTCAGCTTTCTCTCAAATGTTTTATTGCTCAAACAACttaatgtatgaattgcatggaCAAGCATTCTTGAATTTTCACGGAAGCCCAAGTCTACAGCTCGAGAAACAAGGTTTTCAATAGTGGACTGCTGTGCAATGAAAATCCTTGGGTGAAGTTTGAGTAGCAATGCAAAATGAGTCCCAAGAATGCCACACCTCTCCAAGAAGAAGACATTGTCCATAAACCTTTTGTACTTTGGGAGTATCCAGCCACATCTGTGCAACA contains:
- the LOC108335129 gene encoding transcription termination factor MTERF5, chloroplastic, which translates into the protein MQSLKSHPALLFSLFNQFSSQSLTSFLSFSTKCRCLHFNETSSIIDYLNSNFQFSKTQSLYISKRVSQAKFPQNPLSVLTFFKQIGFSQSQILSVIRQRPQILFTDVDKILRSKIQFFQMSGFQGRELCSFISKNPSILTHSLKKTLVPSVEAIRKIVCDQKDFILVLHRCGWILPKYKRFMDNVFFLERCGILGTHFALLLKLHPRIFIAQQSTIENLVSRAVDLGFRENSRMLVHAIHTLSCLSNKTFERKLKLINSFGFSNDEGLQMFKRTPTLFRTSEMKLKVGMKFFLHTVVLPKSVLIHRPQILMYSMEDRVLPRYKVFQLLKSKNLCKKVPSYIHVLCLSEEMFLDKYISQFRENAEELLVAYKGHYREA